The bacterium genomic interval TTTCGCAGGCGCGGGGGCTCGTCGCGGACGCGGAGGCGAACCTCGGCTTCCTGCGGGCCGGGCGCGGGGCGCACAACATCGAATACGCCCTCAAGATCGTCCGGGTCGGCTTCGAACAGGTGACCGCCGCGTACAAGATGGCCGGCGTGCCGGGCGGGCCGCCGAAACCGGCGATCCTCGCCACGCCGTCGGCATATTGCACCACCCTGTGCCACTCCCGCGTCCTGCCGTCGGACAAGGTGTTCTTCCGGGAGATGGAGCTCCAGTTCCCGCACGCGCTCCACGTGAAGGACGTGGGGATCGAGTGCTCGAAGTGCCACTCTCCCGAGAAACACAAGATGCGCATCGTCACGAAGTCCGAGTGCATGAAGTGCCACCACGAGAGCAGGGACATCGACTGCGGGCATTGCCACAAGGCGCAGAAGGCCCTCTACGAGGGAAAGGTGAAGGCGTACGGCGCCACGGCGGCGCCGGACGTGATGGCGGCGGCGGATACGAAATGCGTCGAGTGCCACGACCTGGGGAAGGGGACGCAGACGGTGCTGACCGTCAAGGCGAAGTGCGAGGAGTGCCACGACGCGAAGTACGGAAAGATGCTCCTCGACTGGAAGCAGGCGATCACGAAGCAGGAGAACGCCATCGCGGTGGCGCTCGAGGAGGCCCGGGAGTACGTCGCGCGCGCGAAGATGGCCGGAAGGGACGTCTCGAGGGAGGAGACGCTGGTCCGCCAGGCGGACGCGAACTACCAGGCGGTCTCCGCCGGCCGCGGAGTCCACAACCACAAGCTCAGCCTCGCCATGCTCCGGGCGGCGAAGGCCGACCTCGACAAGGTGCTGGCCGCGAAACGGAAGAAGTAAACACGGCAGGTTTGTGGGTTGTGGGCAGGGGACACACCTTCCAGGGGGGACATTCCTGGTTCTGACCCGGGAGAAAGGGAAGGAGTGTCCCCCACTGCCACCAGGTATGTCCCCTGAAAGCACCTGCACCTAATAGTGCCTCCCCCCGGCCGTACCTCTCGCCGAGAAAATCTCTCTGTGGCCTGTGTCGTGGGTTTCGCGATGACGGTTGACGCCCTCGGCGGAGTCGCCGCAGGAGGGGGGGCGCAGTGAGGTAAAGCGCAGCCGTGCAGGTTCACCGCACGGCGAGCCACGAACGGAGCCCCGCCCTCCGAGGCGGCGAAGCCGAAGGGGGAACTGCGACCGGGCGGTGTGTGCGGTGTGTGCGGTGTGTGCGGGGATCACTCCTCGACGAATGTCTCGTAGTCTTCGCCGCTCATCAGACGCTCGAGCTCCTCGGGCTCCTCGATCTCGACCTCGACGATCCACCCTTTGCCATATGGGTCGACGTTGATCAGGGAGGGGTCGTCCCGGATCGCGTCGTTGACCGCCCGGACGGTCCCCGTGACCGGAGAGGGGAGCTCGATCACGGTTTTCTGGGATTCCAGCTCGCTGAACGTGTCTCCCGGCTCCAGGAACTTCCCGACCTCGCACAGCGCCGCGGAGAGGATCTCCCCCAGTTGCTCCTGCCCGTAGTCGGAAACGCCGATGCGGACGGTGGGTCCCATCTCGAGGACCCATACGTGATCTTCGGAGAATTTCAGTCCGGTTTCGTCCATAGGCTGCCAGTGTACTTCGACGCGGGAGGGAATTGTCAACAGAAGGGGAGAAAAGTTTCAGGTGGATTTTCCGAGAACCGCCAGCGCCGTCTCGACCTGCCCCATCGGGGCGCTTACCTGGAATCCGTTCACGCGGTCCGAGATCCTCCCGACGATCCCGCGGGCGATCTCGATCCCCGCCTTGCGTCCGTCCTCCCTGGTCCGGCATCGCGCCATCCGTTCGAGGATCGCCTTCGGCACGACCACGCCGGGGACCTCGTTGTTCATGAACTCGGCGTTCTTGAAGCTGAGGAGCGGCCACACCCCCGCGAGCACGGGGATCGTCCGCCGGTACGTCTCCACGCGGTCGAGGAACCGCAGCAGCGCCTCGGGATCGAACACCGGCTGGGTGATGGCGAACTCGGCCCCCGCGTCGATCTTCCGGAAGTATCGCTCGATCTCGCGCTCGAGGTCCACCGCGCACGGGTTGGCTCCCACGCCGATGAACAGGCCCGTCGGCGGATCGATCGGGTTGCCGCCGATGTCGAGCCCGCGGTTCAGGTTGGCCGCCACCTGGACCAGCCCGATCGAGTCCACGTCGAAGACGCCGGTCACGTCCGGGTACTCCCCCAGTTTCGGCGGGTCCCCGGTGATGATGAGGAAGTTGACGAGCTTCGCGGCGTATCCCCCCAGCAGGTCCGACTGCATCCCGATCAGGTTCCGGTCGCGGCAGCAGTAGTGGAGGATCGGCTCGATCCCGACACGCTGCAGGATCGTGAGGGCGGAGATCATCGGGGAAACCCGGGCGCTCGCCCGGGGGCCGTCGGGGATGTTGATCGCGTCGACGCCGGCCTCCGCGCACATCCGGGCCCTGTCGAGCAGCGCGGTCATGTCGCTCGATTTCGGCGGGACGAGCTCGACCGACGTCACCTTCTCCCCCGCGCACAACTTCGCCGCGAGGCGGGACTTCCGCTCGGTCGGGACCGCGTAGACCAGGGACTCCTGCCGGAGGAGCGGTTTCACCTCCACGCGCCGCTTCCCGACGCGCAGCGGCTTCACGGCGCGCGCGGCCATCCGGATGTGCGCCGGCGTCGTCCCGCAGCACCCCCCCACCCCCCGGACCCCCAGCTCGATGTACTTCTTGGCGTACTCGGTGAAGTATTCCGGGCTCGTCAGGTACAACACGCGCCCGCTGATCTCCCGGGGCATCCCCGCGTTCGGCATGACGACCACCGGTTTCCCGGTGTGCGGGAGGACCGCCTGGAGCGCGTCGAAGGCGCCGGAGGGGCCGGTGCCGCAGTTGATCCCGACGATGTCGACGTTGGCGTCGCCGGAAAGTGCCGACGCCATCGTTTCCGCCCGCGTCCCCAGGGCGGTCTCGCCCCGGTCGTTGAGCACGAAGGAGGCCAGGACCGGCCTGGCGAACTCCTTCGCCACCCGCGCGGCGAGCTGGAGCTCGTTCAGGTTGGAGAAGGTCTCGAGGAGGAAGAGGTCCACCCCCTCCGCCGCGAGGGCCACCATCTGCTCCCGGAACGCCGCCTCGACTTCGGTGGCGAACGCGTCGGGCATCCGCTGCCGGGACTCGGTGCACGGACCGACCGAGCCCGCGACGAAGACCTCGTCCCCCGCCGCCTCCCGCGCCAGCCGGACACCGGCGCGGTTGATCTCCTCCGTCTTCTCGGCGAGGCCGTACGGCTTGAGCCGAATCGGGTTGGCGCCGAAGGTGTTCGTCTCGATCACCTCGGCCCCGGCCTCCACGTAGTCGCGGTGGATCTGGAGGATGAGCTTCGGGTTCGTGAGGCACAGTTCGTCGAAGCAGGTGTTGATGAACACCCCGCGGTCGTAGATCTCCGTTCCCATGGCGCCGTCGAAGATGAGCGGCGACCGCTTCATGCGCGCGAGGAGGTCCAGGGGCTACTCCAGCTCGTCGAACTGGGATTTCGGGGCGTAGCACATCGGGCAGACCCACCCCGGGGGCAGCTCGTCGAACGCCGTTCCCGGCGCGATGCCGCTCATCGGGTCCCCGGCCGCCGGGTCGTAGATATAGCCGCAGTTCGCGCAGATGTATTTTTTGATGGCTCGCCTCCCTTCACACCGCGAAGTATTTCGCCTGGGGGTGGTGGACCACGATCGCCGAGGTGGTTTGCTCGGGGACCATCTCCATCGACTCGGTGAGCGTGACGCCGATCCGGGCCGGGTCGAGCAGCTCGAACACCGCCGTGTGCGCGGAGAGGTCCGGGCACGCAGGGTACCCGAAGCCGTAGCGGGATCCCTGGTACTCCTGGACGACGTACCCGGAGTAGGAGGCCGGGCGGTCTCCGGCGATTCCCAGTTCGCGGCGCATCTCCTCGTGCCAGTACTCCGCCAGCGCGTCGGTGACCTCGACCCCGAAGGCGTGGAGCATCAGGTAGTCGTGGTACCGGTCGGACGTGAAGAGCTCCCGCGTCGCCCGCGCCATCTCCTCCCCGATCGTCGCCACGAAGAACCCGGCGACGTCCCCCCCCTCTTCCCGCGTCCGGAAGTAGTCCGCGATGCAAAGGTGCGGCGGGTTCTTCTGCCGGGGGAAGGGGAAGGGCCATGAGCGCCCGTCGTGCTCCACCACCAGCGCGTCCCCTTCCGCGAAGGCCCGGAACCAGCCGTAGGCGACCTTCGGCGCGAAGAGGTTTCCCTCCACGCCGCGCCGCATCAGCTCCTCGTACATCGGGCGGACCTTCTCCCGCACCAGCTCCTCGTACGCCGCCGCGGTCATCTTCCCCCGCCGGTACCCCCAGCGACCGCGGAAGAGGGCCTGTTCGTTGACGTAGGGGAACAGCTTCCCCGGGTCGATCCCCTCGACGTGCCGGGGCCCGAGAAAGGGCGGCGCGGGGACCCGGTTGTCCCGGGCGACCGCCGCCCCCCTCGGACCGGGGGTCGTCGCGGGGGCGCTCCCCGCCTCCAGGAAGACGGTGGACGAAAGGGTCCCCTCGTCGATCCGGCGCATCGCCGACAGCCCCGCGAACGCGTCGGCGCAGTAGACCACCGGCCCGGGGTACCCGGGGACGCACTCCTGCGCCACGAACTTCCCGGTGAGGGCCGCCCCCCCGAGGAGGACGGGGACGCGAAGCCCCGCGGCGGCGAACTGCGGCAGGTTCTCCCGCATCACCAGCGCGGACTTGACGAGCAGTCCCGACAACCCGATCGCGTTCACCCGGAGCTCCCGCGCCTTTTCGATGATCGTCTCCGCCGGCACCTTGATCCCCAGGTTCACGACCCGGTACCCGTTGTTCGAGAGGATGATGTCGACCAGGTTCTTGCCGATGTCGTGCACGTCCCCGGCCACGGTGGCCAGGAGGATCCGGCGTCCCTCCTCGCGCTCGGCCTTCTCCATGAAGGGGGCGAGGTAGTCGACGGACCGCTTCATCACCTCGGCGGACTGCAGGACGAAGGGGAGGAGCATCTCGCCCCGCCCGAAGAGGTCCCCGACCCGGCGCATCGCGGGAACCAGCAGCTGGTTGATGATCGACGCCGGCGGCCGGCGCGACAGGAGGATGGAGAGAAGGTCCTCCAGCCCCTCCTTGTCCCCCGCCACCACCTTTTCGGCCAATTCCTCCTCCGGTGCGATCGCGGGGAGGTTCCCGTCCTTCGCGGGGTCCTCCTTCGCCGGCTTCCCGTCCGAGAAATGGCGGAGGAAGGCGGAAAGGGGGGACTCGGCATCGCCGACCCGGCGGTTGTGGATCAGGTCCAGGCAGACTTCCCGGTCGGCGTCGGGGATCTTCGACATCGGCAGGACCTTCGCCGCGTCGATGATCGCCGCGTCGAGCCCCGCGGCGACCGCCTCGTGCAGGAAGACGGAGTTCAGGATCCGGCGGGAGGCGGGGGAGAGGCCGAAGGAGACGTTGCTCACGCCGAGCAGGGTGAACACGCCGGGGAGCTCCTCCTTCACCCGGCGGATCGCCGCGAGGGTATTGGCGGCGGCGTCGACCAGGGTCGCGTCCCCCGATCCGACGGTGAAGGTGAGGACGTCGAAGAGGAGGTCCGCGGGGCGCAGCCCGTACCGGTGCACGGCAAGGTCGTGGATCGTTTTCGCGGTCGCAACCTTCTCGTCGACCGTCAACGCCATCCCCTTCTCGTGGATCGTGAGGGCGATGACCGCCGCCCCGTACGTTTTCGCCAGCCGGCAAACGCGCTCGAGGTTTTTCCCGCCGTCCTCGAGGTTCACCGAGTTGACGAGGCACCTCCCGGGATGGATCTTCAGCGCCGCCTCGATGCAGTCGGGCGTGGTCGAGTCGATGACCATCGGGATCTGGACCGACTGCGCGAAGAGGCGGGACATGGCGGAGAGATCCGCCTTCTCGTCCCTCCCCGCGTACGCCGTGCACAGGTCCACGGCGTGGGCGCCGTCCTCCTGCTGCTCGAGAGCGACCCGCAGCGCCCCCGGGTAGTCATCCGCGAGGAGCAGGTCCCGGAACCGCCTCGAGCCGTTGGCGTTGCACCGCTCCCCGATCAGGAACGGGGGAATCTCCTGGCGGATCTCCGCGGCCTGGTAGAGGCTGGAAAGGGACGGCTTCTCCACCACGTTCCGCGGAGCGGGGACGACCCCGTCGAGCGCCTCGCGGAGCTTCCGGATGTGCTCCGGCGTGGTGCCGCAGCACCCCCCGACGATCGAGACCCCCTCGTCGCGGACGAAGGCGGAAAGCTGCGCGGCGAACGCCTCGGGGGAAAGGGGGTAGTGGGTCTTCCCGTCCCGCACCTGCGGCATCCCTGCGTTGGGGATGCAGGAGACGCGGCCGCGATAGTGGCGGCAAAGGTGCCGGATGTGGGAGGTCATCCCCTCGGGGCCGGTGGCGCAGTTCAACCCGATCGAGAAGACGGGGAACGGCTCGATGGCGGCCAGGGCGGCGGCGACGTCGGTCCCCACCAGCATCGTCCCCGTGCTCTCGATCGTGAGGGAGACCATCACCGGTACGTCCCGCTTCATCCGTTCGAGCGTCCCGAAACAGGAGACCAGCGCGATCTTGATCTGAAGCAGGTCCTGGCACGTCTCGACGATCAGCAGGTCCGCCCCGGCGTCGACGAGCGCGCGCGCCTGCTCCGAGAAGGCGTCCGCCATCGGCTCGAAGGCGACGTGTCCCAGCGACGGGAGCTTCGTGGTGGGCCCGATGGAGCCCGCGACGTACGCGGGCCCGCCGTGCCGCCGGATCGCCTCGCGCGCGTTGCCGACCGCCGCCCGGTTGATCTCCTCGACGCGGCCGGCCAGTCCGTACTCCGAGAGAACGATCGCGTTGGCGCCGAAAGTGTTCGTCTCGAGCACCGTCGCCCCGGCGGCGAGGAAGGAGGAGTGCCACTCCCGGATCACCTCGGGAGCGGAAACGTTCAGGAATTCGTTGCACCCGTCCCGTCCCTCCCAGGCGGACGGGGGGATCTCCATCCGCTGCAGGTTCGTCCCGCACGCTCCGTCGAACAGCAGGATTTTTTCGTCCTGGAACGCCATCGCTCCCCTCTCGGTAAGTGCTCAATCTTAGAACAGAAATCCGCCGCAGTCAAACCGGTTTTCTTTCCGCTTGACTTCGTGGATCCATTCCTGCTAACTAGATGTCATCCGTGTATACGGTATACAGATCGAACCGCTGACACGACATCCTGGATCCGGACACCATCGATTGCAATTCCCGGTTTCGACCCACAGCTCAAGCACACTTATGGCGAAAGGAGGGTTTCCAGAGATCACAGCGGGGGAACCGCCGCCGTTCCTTTGTCCTCACCCACTTGAAAGGAGGCAGAGACCATGGCCCCGGTCGCAGAAAAAGCCGACGAAAGGAGAAGCGCAAACGTGTCGAACCTGAAGGCGAAACTCTTCGAGAAGATCCAGGCCCACCGGCCGCGCACGACAAAGCTGGTCAAGGAGCAGGGGAGCATCCTGATCGACCAGGTCACGATCGAGCAGTGCATCGGCGGCGCGCGGGGCATCCGCAGCCTCGTGACCGACATCTCGTATCTCGACCCGATGGAAGGGATCCGCTTCCGCGGCAAGACGATCCCCGAGACGTTCGCGGCGCTGCCCAAGGTGCCGGGGTCCGACTATCCGTACGTCGAGGGGTTCTGGTACTTCCTGATGACGGGAGACGTGCCGACGAAAGAGGAGACGCTGGCGGTCGCCGAGGACTTCAAGGCGCGCGCCCGCATTCCCCAGTACGTGTTCGACGTCCTCCGCGCGATGCCGCGAGACACCCACCCGATGACCATGTTCTCCGCCGCCATCCTGTCGATGCAGAGGGATTCCCTCTTCGCGAAGCGGTACGGGGAGGGGATGAAGAAGACCGAGTACTGGGACCCGATGTACGAAGACTGCTCCAACCTCATGGCGAAGCTCCCCGAGATCGCCGCGTACATCTACCGGATGAAGTACAAGGCGGACACGCCGATCGCGCCCGACCCGAAGCTCGACCTGGGCGGGAACTTCGCGCACATGATGGGGATCGCGAAACCTTACGACGACGTGGCCCGGATGTACTTCATCCTCCACTCCGACCACGAGTCCGGGAACGTCTCGGCGCACGCGACGCACCTCGTCGCCTCGGCGCTCTCCGACGCCTACTACGCCCTCTCCGCCGGCATCAACGGGCTGGCGGGGCCGC includes:
- the gcvH gene encoding glycine cleavage system protein GcvH, producing the protein MDETGLKFSEDHVWVLEMGPTVRIGVSDYGQEQLGEILSAALCEVGKFLEPGDTFSELESQKTVIELPSPVTGTVRAVNDAIRDDPSLINVDPYGKGWIVEVEIEEPEELERLMSGEDYETFVEE
- a CDS encoding bifunctional homocysteine S-methyltransferase/methylenetetrahydrofolate reductase, with translation MKRSPLIFDGAMGTEIYDRGVFINTCFDELCLTNPKLILQIHRDYVEAGAEVIETNTFGANPIRLKPYGLAEKTEEINRAGVRLAREAAGDEVFVAGSVGPCTESRQRMPDAFATEVEAAFREQMVALAAEGVDLFLLETFSNLNELQLAARVAKEFARPVLASFVLNDRGETALGTRAETMASALSGDANVDIVGINCGTGPSGAFDALQAVLPHTGKPVVVMPNAGMPREISGRVLYLTSPEYFTEYAKKYIELGVRGVGGCCGTTPAHIRMAARAVKPLRVGKRRVEVKPLLRQESLVYAVPTERKSRLAAKLCAGEKVTSVELVPPKSSDMTALLDRARMCAEAGVDAINIPDGPRASARVSPMISALTILQRVGIEPILHYCCRDRNLIGMQSDLLGGYAAKLVNFLIITGDPPKLGEYPDVTGVFDVDSIGLVQVAANLNRGLDIGGNPIDPPTGLFIGVGANPCAVDLEREIERYFRKIDAGAEFAITQPVFDPEALLRFLDRVETYRRTIPVLAGVWPLLSFKNAEFMNNEVPGVVVPKAILERMARCRTREDGRKAGIEIARGIVGRISDRVNGFQVSAPMGQVETALAVLGKST
- a CDS encoding rubredoxin; this encodes MKKYICANCGYIYDPAAGDPMSGIAPGTAFDELPPGWVCPMCYAPKSQFDELE
- the metH gene encoding methionine synthase, with protein sequence MAFQDEKILLFDGACGTNLQRMEIPPSAWEGRDGCNEFLNVSAPEVIREWHSSFLAAGATVLETNTFGANAIVLSEYGLAGRVEEINRAAVGNAREAIRRHGGPAYVAGSIGPTTKLPSLGHVAFEPMADAFSEQARALVDAGADLLIVETCQDLLQIKIALVSCFGTLERMKRDVPVMVSLTIESTGTMLVGTDVAAALAAIEPFPVFSIGLNCATGPEGMTSHIRHLCRHYRGRVSCIPNAGMPQVRDGKTHYPLSPEAFAAQLSAFVRDEGVSIVGGCCGTTPEHIRKLREALDGVVPAPRNVVEKPSLSSLYQAAEIRQEIPPFLIGERCNANGSRRFRDLLLADDYPGALRVALEQQEDGAHAVDLCTAYAGRDEKADLSAMSRLFAQSVQIPMVIDSTTPDCIEAALKIHPGRCLVNSVNLEDGGKNLERVCRLAKTYGAAVIALTIHEKGMALTVDEKVATAKTIHDLAVHRYGLRPADLLFDVLTFTVGSGDATLVDAAANTLAAIRRVKEELPGVFTLLGVSNVSFGLSPASRRILNSVFLHEAVAAGLDAAIIDAAKVLPMSKIPDADREVCLDLIHNRRVGDAESPLSAFLRHFSDGKPAKEDPAKDGNLPAIAPEEELAEKVVAGDKEGLEDLLSILLSRRPPASIINQLLVPAMRRVGDLFGRGEMLLPFVLQSAEVMKRSVDYLAPFMEKAEREEGRRILLATVAGDVHDIGKNLVDIILSNNGYRVVNLGIKVPAETIIEKARELRVNAIGLSGLLVKSALVMRENLPQFAAAGLRVPVLLGGAALTGKFVAQECVPGYPGPVVYCADAFAGLSAMRRIDEGTLSSTVFLEAGSAPATTPGPRGAAVARDNRVPAPPFLGPRHVEGIDPGKLFPYVNEQALFRGRWGYRRGKMTAAAYEELVREKVRPMYEELMRRGVEGNLFAPKVAYGWFRAFAEGDALVVEHDGRSWPFPFPRQKNPPHLCIADYFRTREEGGDVAGFFVATIGEEMARATRELFTSDRYHDYLMLHAFGVEVTDALAEYWHEEMRRELGIAGDRPASYSGYVVQEYQGSRYGFGYPACPDLSAHTAVFELLDPARIGVTLTESMEMVPEQTTSAIVVHHPQAKYFAV
- a CDS encoding citrate (Si)-synthase translates to MAPVAEKADERRSANVSNLKAKLFEKIQAHRPRTTKLVKEQGSILIDQVTIEQCIGGARGIRSLVTDISYLDPMEGIRFRGKTIPETFAALPKVPGSDYPYVEGFWYFLMTGDVPTKEETLAVAEDFKARARIPQYVFDVLRAMPRDTHPMTMFSAAILSMQRDSLFAKRYGEGMKKTEYWDPMYEDCSNLMAKLPEIAAYIYRMKYKADTPIAPDPKLDLGGNFAHMMGIAKPYDDVARMYFILHSDHESGNVSAHATHLVASALSDAYYALSAGINGLAGPLHGLANQEVLGWIQDVFRQLGGKLPTEEELKKFLWDTLNSGKVIPGYGHAVLRKTDPRYVSQMEFCQKFLPDYPMFKLVNMIYKVAPDILREHGKAKNPWPNVDAQSGVIQWYYGLTEYDFYTVLFGVGRALGVLCNITWDRALGYAIERPKSVTTDMLEKWAAEGGRKFA